ACCTGGGTCTACTACAGCGATCCCTACTACCTACCCTACAGCTTCTGGCACCCTCCGGACTGGCAAGCGCGCTCGCTGGGCAACCCGTCCGCACGCACCGTCGGGGTCGCGCTCACCGCAGCCGACAGAAGCGCGGCGATGGTCATGCTCGCCATGCCGCCCCCCTACCCCGGCATGACCCCCCGCGACCTCGCCGCCTGGGGCCTCGAGGCCCTCATGGGGGAAAGCCGGGCGCTGGAGGTCCTCTGCGTCCTCGATACCCCACCCGGCCCACTCCAACCCGCCCAGACTCAGATCGCCCTCACCGACGGGCAGACGATCGTCCTGGTTGGAGCCACCCTATACGCTGTGGGCTCGAGCGAGGCGATCTGGTCCGACCTCACCCTGTTCGTTGCTCCGGAAGCCACGTTCGAGCAGTACTACACAACGGTCTTTGCTCGCATCCTCTACCAGTTTTTCATGGGGGGGTCGGGCACCGAGGACGGAAAGAAGAAAAAGAAGAAGCGGAACGGGGACGGTCCCGACGACGACGAGTAGGGACCACCCCCCCACCCCTGTACTCCCGCAACCAAACGCGTACCCACACCTACGCTAGACTGAGGTTAATGAAAGGCTTGGCGCTGGCACTCGGCGGAGGCGGGGTCCGAGGATTCGCCCACCTCGGCGCCCTACGAGTGCTGCGGGAACACAACCTCCCCGTCAAAGCCCTGGCGGGGAGTTCCGCGGGCGCGCTGGCCGCGGCCGCGTTTGCTTTCGGTTTGCCCTTAGAACCCGACCCGTACCTCGAGCACATCGCCGACCCTCGCGCTGGTCGTTTATTCCAGGACGAAGGAAACATCTTTCGCCGCCTTGCCCGGCTGCAGTCGCAGCTGTTCAAAGCCTTGCGCAACCCCTCGCTGGCCAGCAACGAGCGGCTGCGGGAGGGGCTCGAGGCCCTCTTCGGCGACCGCCGCCTCGAGGAAAGCCCGATCCCCTTGGGCATCGTGGCGGCGGACCTGTACCGCGGCGAGATGGTGGTGCTGCGGGAGGGGCCGGTGGTGGAAGCCTTGCTGGCCTCGAGTGCCGTCCCGGGCATCTTCCCGCCGGTCCCGTGGGGGCCGTACCTGCTCGTGGATGGGGACGTTGCGGAGAAGGTTCCGGTCACGGCCGCCCGCGCCTTGGCCGGGGGGCCGGTCGTGGCGGTGGACGTCTCCAACCCAGCCCCGGCCGCCCCGCCGCGTACTACGTTCGATGTGCTGCTTTTGGCCGGGCAGGCCGCGCGCGAGCGTCTGAAACGGCTCGCGATGCAGCAGGCCGACCTCGTGCTCCCCCTGTGTCCGGAGACTCCGGTGGAAACCTTTGATTACGAGAAGGCCCGCGCCGTGTACCAGCTCGGCATCGAGCGAACCACCCTGTACCTGCCGGCCCTCGAGCAGCTCCTTGCTCCCCGGTTCGTTCGCTGGTTACGCCAGCTTGGGCGCTTCCCGAAGGCCGTACGCGAACACCCCGCTCCCGAGCAGGACGAAACCCACAGGCCAGAGGTCGAACCCGAGGTACTCGAGCAGAACCGCGAAGAGCAGAAACGCTGAGGGAGCGGAGGCGAGGAGCATCACCGCGACCCACCGCCCCTCGGGGCCGGGGGTCTGGCGGCGGGCTCGTCGGGCAAGCCACCGCATCCCGAGGGCCTCGAGGCCAGCCAGGGCGAGGAGGCCCCCCGCCACCCATCCGGGCAGGGGGGCCTGGACCTTCGGTAGCGGAAGAACCCAAAGCAGCACGGCAACCGTGGACTGTAAGCCTACCGTGGCTAGGTAGAGCGCGCGCAGGCCGCGGCGCACCTCGTCGGGGGAGGCGTCCGGATCAGCGGCGCGCAGGATGGCGCGTAGCATCGCGGTTAGTGGTGCAGCACCCGCGCGAGGAAGGCGCGCGTGCGCTCGTGCTGCGGGTTGGCGAAGAGGGTGTCGGGCTTGCCTTCCTCCACGATCTGGCCCTGGTCCATGAAGATCACGCGGTCCGCCACCTCGCGCGCGAACCCCATCTCGTGCGTCACTACGATCATGGTCATGCCGCTTTTAGCCAGCTCGCGCATCACGTCGAGCACCTCCCCCACCATCTCCGGGTCGAGGGCTGAGGTGGGCTCATCAAAAAGCATGATCTTGGGCTGCATCGCAAGGGCCCGGGCGATCGCCACACGCTGCTGCTGCCCTCCGGAGAGCTGCGCCGGGTATTTTTCCGCCTGGTCCGCGATCCCCACGCGCTCCAAGAGCTGCATCGCCACCTCCACAGCCTTTTCTCGAGGCCATTTGCGGACCTTGATCGGAGCGAGGGTGACGTTGTCCAGGACCTTCATGTGGGGGAAGAGGTTGAACTGCTGGAAGACCATCCCCACCTCGCGGCGGATCGCCTCGATGTTGCGCACGTCGTGGCTCAGCTCGATTCCGTCCACCACGATGCGCCCCTCCTGGAAGTCCTCCAGTCGGTTGATGCACCGGATCAGCGTGGATTTACCGGAGCCAGAGGGGCCGATCACCACCACGACCTCGCCGCGCGCCACCTCCAGGTTGATGCCGCGCAGCACGTGGAGTTTGCCGAAGTACTTGTGCAGGTTCTCGATTTGGATGATGGGTTCCATCTTTCCTCCAGTCTATCGGGTACCCAGCCCCATGGCCCGCTCGAGCTGGCGGGAGGCGTAGGACATGAGCCCGGCCCCGATGAAGTACACCACCAGGAGAAAGAGGTACACCTCGCGCTCGAGGCCCAGGTAGTTGGGGTT
This region of Marinithermus hydrothermalis DSM 14884 genomic DNA includes:
- a CDS encoding amino acid ABC transporter ATP-binding protein gives rise to the protein MEPIIQIENLHKYFGKLHVLRGINLEVARGEVVVVIGPSGSGKSTLIRCINRLEDFQEGRIVVDGIELSHDVRNIEAIRREVGMVFQQFNLFPHMKVLDNVTLAPIKVRKWPREKAVEVAMQLLERVGIADQAEKYPAQLSGGQQQRVAIARALAMQPKIMLFDEPTSALDPEMVGEVLDVMRELAKSGMTMIVVTHEMGFAREVADRVIFMDQGQIVEEGKPDTLFANPQHERTRAFLARVLHH
- a CDS encoding patatin-like phospholipase family protein, which codes for MKGLALALGGGGVRGFAHLGALRVLREHNLPVKALAGSSAGALAAAAFAFGLPLEPDPYLEHIADPRAGRLFQDEGNIFRRLARLQSQLFKALRNPSLASNERLREGLEALFGDRRLEESPIPLGIVAADLYRGEMVVLREGPVVEALLASSAVPGIFPPVPWGPYLLVDGDVAEKVPVTAARALAGGPVVAVDVSNPAPAAPPRTTFDVLLLAGQAARERLKRLAMQQADLVLPLCPETPVETFDYEKARAVYQLGIERTTLYLPALEQLLAPRFVRWLRQLGRFPKAVREHPAPEQDETHRPEVEPEVLEQNREEQKR